A single genomic interval of Spirochaetales bacterium harbors:
- a CDS encoding radical SAM protein → MDGFDGLYKELYSHCMLCPRQCGVDRLKGERGFCGETSEIRIASACLHFGEEPPISGTGGSGTVFFSGCTLRCRFCQNYQISREGMGGTVTADELCGIFLTLQKRGAENINLVTATHFIPGVIRAVLRAKEAGLLIPVVWNSSGFEETDILKLLDVVVDIYIPDMKTLDGAFARRFFYSPSYPEKAVRAISLMSGKKTRSMENGMLKSGLVMRHLVIPGGIPQTRAVLEWYKNNLEPEAMLSLMFQFIPVGISDMKENEAPDRYVNREEYEEVMDIIRRIGIDDGFIQDPANDGDWLPDFGRRNPFPSSCAIPVWHFSDDDNLIRDR, encoded by the coding sequence ATGGACGGATTCGACGGGCTTTATAAGGAACTTTACTCGCATTGCATGCTCTGCCCCCGTCAATGCGGTGTGGACAGGCTGAAAGGGGAGAGGGGATTCTGCGGTGAAACATCGGAAATCAGGATTGCCTCCGCGTGCCTGCATTTCGGAGAGGAACCGCCGATTTCAGGAACGGGAGGATCGGGTACCGTCTTTTTTTCCGGTTGTACACTCAGGTGCCGCTTTTGCCAGAATTATCAGATAAGCCGGGAAGGAATGGGCGGGACGGTCACCGCGGATGAACTCTGCGGAATTTTTCTCACGCTTCAGAAAAGGGGAGCCGAGAATATCAATCTCGTCACCGCGACCCATTTTATCCCGGGCGTTATCCGGGCCGTTTTACGGGCAAAGGAGGCGGGACTCCTCATTCCCGTTGTCTGGAATTCTTCCGGATTTGAGGAGACGGACATTCTGAAACTTCTGGATGTTGTAGTCGATATTTATATTCCGGATATGAAGACACTGGATGGGGCGTTTGCACGCCGTTTTTTTTACTCACCCTCATATCCGGAAAAAGCGGTACGGGCAATTTCATTAATGTCCGGTAAAAAAACCCGTTCCATGGAGAACGGGATGTTGAAAAGCGGTCTGGTTATGCGGCATCTTGTCATTCCGGGCGGAATTCCTCAGACACGGGCCGTTTTGGAATGGTATAAAAACAATCTCGAACCGGAGGCGATGCTTTCCCTCATGTTCCAGTTTATTCCGGTCGGCATATCCGATATGAAAGAGAATGAGGCGCCGGATCGATATGTGAATCGGGAAGAATATGAAGAAGTGATGGATATAATCCGGCGCATCGGGATTGATGACGGTTTCATCCAGGATCCTGCGAATGACGGCGACTGGCTGCCTGATT
- a CDS encoding ribonuclease H family protein yields MAKKYYAVWRGRTIGIFDSWEACKEQIDHYANAGFKSFNTLEAAEDALKQHGIRRTAHNVTNAETRSCEKGYRPVLDSIAVDAACSGNPGVMEYRGVYTKTGKQLFKAGPFERGTNNIGEFLAIVDALEYLEKQGKGCPVYSDSSVAISWVGKKSCGTKLPLDEDNTLGGLIERAVEKLRTRSYRNKILKWDTKRWGEIPADFNRK; encoded by the coding sequence ATGGCAAAAAAATATTATGCGGTCTGGCGGGGCCGCACCATCGGTATATTCGATTCCTGGGAGGCGTGTAAGGAACAGATCGACCATTACGCAAATGCCGGTTTCAAATCATTCAATACTCTGGAAGCAGCCGAGGATGCCCTGAAACAACACGGCATACGGCGGACGGCACATAATGTGACGAACGCGGAAACCCGGTCATGTGAAAAAGGATATCGACCGGTACTCGACAGTATAGCCGTGGACGCGGCGTGTTCCGGGAATCCCGGCGTAATGGAATACCGGGGGGTATATACGAAGACGGGAAAGCAACTGTTCAAAGCCGGACCGTTTGAACGGGGAACGAATAATATCGGTGAGTTTCTCGCCATAGTTGACGCCCTGGAATATCTGGAAAAACAGGGGAAAGGTTGCCCGGTCTATTCGGATTCCAGCGTCGCCATCTCGTGGGTCGGGAAAAAAAGCTGCGGGACAAAACTGCCGCTTGACGAAGATAATACGCTCGGCGGACTCATTGAGCGGGCGGTTGAAAAATTGCGTACCCGCTCATATCGGAATAAAATACTGAAGTGGGACACAAAGCGATGGGGAGAAATCCCCGCGGATTTTAACAGGAAATGA
- the ptsP gene encoding phosphoenolpyruvate--protein phosphotransferase — protein sequence MQMIKFGEETRLAGIKISEGVAVARVCLFNEDRHANIPIYKVNKSERKKEKGRLIQAIQIGADQLSRVIVDVKKRIGDAESKIFIAQKMILEDTSIHDEMFDDIENEGANAEAAVIRVLDSYETRLLDVDNEYIKARATDIGEIKRRLLDILSEVTPSFLCTGIAQCQRGKNRIIVARELTPSLTVGLEKQQIVGFVTEHGGISSHAAILARAMGIPAVSGIQNIHSMVSCGTEILLNGNEGNVIIWPSQKTIAQYKSGKVYIPKGLYAVDPVDGMKVMANISRHQDIEEAVIVKAEGVGLYRTEFEFLAQGEILSEDEQFKRYKTVVMAMKGQPVYFRLIDVGGDKTADFLDLPAEINPALGFRGSRLLVARNELLAPQARALVRASEFGPVWVLYPMIVDLEQFLIMKQRFLEETADLNPGEIKHGVMFEVPSACLEAKKILKHADFASIGTNDLIQYLYAVDRDNEYVAYDYNPDKEALWNLITLIAKAAKDENRPLSVCGEIAGNKKYIIRLKEIGITRISVGIRQIPELRMGLK from the coding sequence ATGCAAATGATCAAATTTGGAGAAGAGACACGGCTTGCGGGGATAAAAATCAGTGAGGGAGTCGCCGTTGCGAGAGTTTGCCTTTTCAATGAAGATCGCCATGCAAATATCCCAATTTACAAAGTTAATAAATCCGAAAGAAAAAAGGAAAAAGGACGCCTTATCCAGGCAATACAAATAGGAGCCGATCAGCTTTCCAGGGTCATCGTCGATGTTAAAAAGCGGATAGGTGATGCGGAATCGAAAATCTTTATCGCCCAGAAAATGATCCTCGAGGACACCAGCATCCACGACGAGATGTTCGACGATATAGAAAATGAAGGGGCGAATGCCGAAGCCGCCGTCATACGGGTGTTGGATTCCTACGAAACGAGGCTGCTGGACGTCGACAACGAATACATCAAGGCACGCGCGACCGATATCGGGGAAATCAAGAGAAGGCTTTTGGACATTCTCTCCGAAGTCACGCCGTCGTTTCTCTGTACCGGCATAGCGCAATGTCAGCGGGGAAAAAACAGGATTATCGTCGCCCGGGAACTCACGCCCAGCCTTACCGTCGGACTCGAAAAACAGCAGATTGTCGGTTTCGTAACCGAACACGGCGGTATATCATCCCACGCGGCGATACTCGCACGGGCCATGGGAATTCCGGCGGTAAGCGGCATCCAGAATATTCACAGCATGGTATCCTGCGGGACGGAGATACTCCTGAACGGAAATGAAGGAAATGTCATCATATGGCCCTCCCAGAAAACGATCGCACAATATAAAAGCGGCAAGGTATATATTCCGAAGGGACTGTATGCCGTTGATCCCGTCGACGGGATGAAAGTGATGGCGAACATAAGCAGGCATCAGGATATCGAGGAGGCGGTCATCGTAAAAGCGGAAGGTGTCGGGCTCTACAGAACCGAATTCGAATTTCTGGCACAGGGAGAAATACTCTCCGAAGACGAACAGTTCAAGCGGTACAAGACGGTTGTGATGGCCATGAAAGGGCAGCCGGTCTATTTCAGACTGATCGACGTCGGCGGCGACAAGACCGCGGATTTTCTCGATCTTCCCGCGGAAATAAATCCGGCACTGGGATTCAGGGGCAGCAGACTTCTTGTCGCACGAAACGAACTTCTCGCACCGCAGGCACGGGCATTGGTCCGTGCTTCCGAATTCGGTCCGGTCTGGGTGCTTTACCCCATGATCGTGGATCTCGAACAATTTTTAATCATGAAACAGCGTTTTCTCGAAGAAACGGCGGATCTCAACCCGGGAGAAATAAAGCATGGGGTAATGTTCGAGGTACCGTCCGCATGTCTCGAGGCGAAAAAAATACTCAAACATGCCGATTTCGCCAGCATCGGAACCAACGACCTCATTCAATACCTCTATGCGGTCGACCGGGACAATGAATATGTCGCCTATGATTATAATCCCGACAAGGAAGCCCTGTGGAATCTGATAACGTTAATCGCCAAGGCGGCGAAAGATGAAAACCGTCCCCTTTCCGTTTGCGGAGAAATAGCGGGCAACAAAAAATATATCATCCGTCTCAAAGAGATCGGTATTACGCGTATCAGTGTCGGCATTCGCCAGATACCGGAATTAAGAATGGGATTAAAATAA
- the pgl gene encoding 6-phosphogluconolactonase, with amino-acid sequence MKQVRVFNSLQTLSRSCASFLSDRIEKACHDGKTFDIILTGGNTPIDCYNELASILSDGRFPLKNINWFFGDERWVPADHEDSNERMVRKYLLGKLKIPEENIFSWKACTKEPYKCAFDYNRIIHEHFIDRNKVPDILLLGMGEDGHTASLFPQSRVLLEAGEFETVSKDLPVFAASVYVPGLNTWRLSLTPRILNRAQQIIFLISGEKKRESFKKVMNGTSDIPAAWIQAKHCIYFVTTDIWSNGASPHSRNR; translated from the coding sequence ATGAAACAGGTAAGAGTCTTTAATAGTCTGCAAACTCTTTCACGGTCATGCGCTTCTTTTTTATCCGACCGGATAGAAAAAGCCTGCCATGACGGCAAAACGTTCGATATTATTCTTACCGGTGGAAACACCCCGATCGATTGTTACAATGAACTCGCCTCGATTCTATCGGACGGACGGTTTCCTTTGAAAAACATCAATTGGTTTTTCGGGGACGAACGATGGGTGCCCGCCGACCATGAAGACAGCAATGAAAGAATGGTACGGAAATACCTGCTCGGCAAACTAAAGATACCGGAAGAAAATATTTTCTCCTGGAAAGCATGTACAAAGGAACCGTATAAATGTGCATTTGATTATAACCGTATCATCCATGAACACTTTATTGACAGGAATAAAGTACCCGATATCCTTCTTCTCGGCATGGGAGAAGACGGCCATACGGCGTCGCTTTTTCCCCAAAGCAGGGTGCTTTTGGAAGCGGGAGAATTCGAGACGGTATCGAAGGACCTGCCGGTCTTCGCGGCTTCAGTCTATGTTCCCGGACTCAATACATGGCGGCTTTCTCTCACGCCGCGGATTCTTAACCGGGCACAGCAGATCATCTTCCTCATAAGCGGAGAAAAAAAACGTGAAAGTTTCAAAAAAGTGATGAACGGCACTTCCGATATCCCCGCGGCGTGGATTCAGGCGAAACATTGCATTTATTTCGTAACAACGGATATCTGGTCCAACGGCGCATCGCCGCACAGCCGCAATCGGTAA
- the larE gene encoding ATP-dependent sacrificial sulfur transferase LarE: MTKVDIQKKYAMLKNRLKELGKVIVAYSGGVDSTLLLRCAVEVLGNENVLAVTAGSEMIPASELNDATAYTKDNGIAHLVIAASGLHEINEKGNPPDRCYHCKKSLFLKITAIAEKRNFTHVIEGSNTDDDNDYRPGKKALEECGVLSPLREAGLGKEEIRKLSKAEHLPSWDKPARACLVSRFPYYMTIHNDMLKKVERAEEFLIEQGFTLCRVRCFGDKALIEVEKTRVREARRILQKIESVLHEIGFREVEIDPDGYRTGRMNVFNEKE, encoded by the coding sequence ATGACAAAGGTTGATATTCAAAAAAAATACGCCATGTTAAAAAACCGTCTCAAGGAACTGGGGAAGGTCATCGTCGCCTATTCGGGCGGCGTCGACTCGACATTGCTTCTCCGGTGTGCGGTCGAGGTACTCGGAAATGAAAATGTATTGGCCGTTACCGCCGGTTCCGAGATGATTCCCGCTTCCGAATTGAACGATGCGACGGCGTATACAAAAGACAACGGCATTGCACATCTTGTCATTGCGGCATCGGGGTTACATGAAATAAACGAGAAGGGGAATCCCCCGGACCGCTGCTATCATTGTAAAAAAAGCCTTTTTTTAAAAATCACAGCGATTGCGGAGAAAAGAAATTTTACCCACGTGATCGAGGGCTCCAATACGGATGACGATAACGACTACAGGCCGGGTAAAAAGGCCCTCGAGGAGTGTGGCGTGCTGTCCCCCCTCAGGGAGGCGGGGCTTGGCAAGGAAGAAATACGAAAGCTTTCAAAAGCGGAACACCTTCCCTCGTGGGATAAACCTGCGCGGGCCTGTCTTGTTTCGAGATTCCCGTATTATATGACGATACACAATGATATGTTGAAAAAGGTCGAGCGGGCGGAAGAATTTCTCATAGAGCAGGGATTCACCCTCTGCCGGGTTCGCTGTTTCGGTGATAAAGCCCTGATTGAAGTCGAAAAAACCAGGGTTCGGGAGGCCCGGCGTATCCTGCAGAAAATTGAAAGTGTTCTGCATGAAATCGGATTCAGGGAAGTGGAAATCGATCCCGACGGATACCGGACAGGCAGAATGAACGTTTTTAATGAAAAAGAATGA
- a CDS encoding M48 family metallopeptidase, with product MKKNEFIVSGTIKLPLTIYCEKRKNSRISIGKKGIYIRLPLTMTETEKKAQVKKFTDWAKKKMEIRREYLERHLKPGSGRSYRDGDVLRLNKGSYIIRLSYTDKKTSSSAITGKEIRLIISSRLTEEERLKECTALLSRCIAKQRLPALKKRIEELNKKHFRKKTGKIFYKYNKSNWGSCSSRGNINISTRLLFAPEGVLDYVCVHELAHLIEKNHSHRFWSLVRKVMPDYKKRKNWLKENYDRCWF from the coding sequence ATGAAAAAGAATGAGTTTATCGTTTCAGGTACCATCAAGCTTCCCCTTACCATATATTGCGAGAAAAGGAAGAACTCCCGTATTTCAATCGGCAAAAAAGGGATTTATATAAGGCTTCCGCTTACCATGACCGAAACCGAGAAAAAAGCCCAGGTCAAAAAGTTTACCGATTGGGCAAAAAAAAAGATGGAAATCAGACGTGAATACCTTGAAAGACATCTTAAGCCTGGTTCGGGAAGAAGCTATCGCGACGGAGATGTCCTCCGGCTGAACAAAGGATCATATATTATCAGACTGTCATATACGGATAAAAAAACAAGCTCGTCCGCGATTACCGGGAAAGAAATACGACTCATTATCTCCTCCCGGCTTACCGAAGAAGAACGATTAAAGGAATGTACCGCCCTTCTGAGCAGATGTATAGCAAAACAACGGCTTCCGGCGTTAAAAAAACGGATAGAAGAGCTAAATAAAAAACACTTTCGAAAGAAAACAGGAAAAATATTTTATAAATACAATAAATCGAATTGGGGAAGCTGCTCTTCGAGAGGGAATATCAATATTTCGACCCGCCTTCTCTTTGCACCGGAGGGCGTCCTCGATTACGTCTGTGTCCATGAACTTGCCCACCTGATCGAAAAAAATCATTCACACAGATTCTGGTCGCTTGTGAGGAAGGTTATGCCGGACTATAAAAAAAGAAAAAATTGGCTGAAGGAAAACTACGACCGGTGCTGGTTTTAG
- a CDS encoding DEAD/DEAH box helicase: MFKKAHTLWKKEIGELLRKAGYLKPTPLQKKVIPVILKGKNIAIEAGDRTGKTAAFILPVLEMMHKNRAGIKALVLTSSFDRVKKITREFHKFIQYFSKEVNVTLIGSEKGSRKEFRLLSQKPDIVIGTTSRVIDHIRRGNLSFDGLQFQVIDGTDMEKFPGFEPDLHFIATKLPQQLQTILFSPVPLSSLDNLLSTLHRPLTVGRQEWEKENERPDYSWLDIEKISQQKRISVLCEFITTKSINSLLLYADNEETISILMRSLKHGGFPVKRYSNKIEEGKKDKICNAFNQKKIPVLVASPADIQNPKSFWPSHILYFDVPVQSGCYSGLTAMESHGIKEIIFFITGKDMNKLTTTEEMKNVDIKKEPLPSEKDVVKGMTAEIIKKIREEEDADDLNALKKMVKQHVPFYMRSYFMAYLFKELMGKRFGKKKSAITTLFISVGKNRHVFPNDLVSLFTEHLKIKRSEIKEVKVLDNYSFLDISSRHASRAISVLSGKELKGKVINVNYARKKSRGRRSGNNNKAN; this comes from the coding sequence ATGTTTAAAAAAGCTCACACTCTCTGGAAAAAAGAAATAGGAGAGCTTTTACGCAAAGCAGGCTATCTGAAGCCGACTCCTTTGCAGAAAAAGGTGATTCCCGTTATTTTAAAGGGAAAAAATATTGCTATTGAAGCCGGTGATAGAACAGGTAAGACTGCTGCTTTTATCCTTCCCGTTTTGGAGATGATGCATAAAAATAGGGCAGGGATAAAAGCATTAGTCCTTACATCATCATTTGACCGGGTTAAAAAAATAACCAGAGAGTTCCATAAATTCATACAATATTTCTCAAAAGAGGTGAATGTTACCCTTATAGGCAGCGAGAAGGGAAGCAGGAAGGAATTCCGTCTGCTTTCACAAAAACCCGATATCGTCATCGGAACAACAAGCAGGGTGATCGATCATATAAGAAGGGGAAATCTCTCTTTCGATGGCTTGCAGTTTCAGGTGATTGACGGAACGGATATGGAGAAGTTTCCGGGATTTGAACCGGACCTGCATTTTATCGCGACGAAACTGCCTCAGCAGTTACAGACGATCCTTTTCTCTCCCGTCCCGTTATCTTCTCTTGACAACCTGCTGTCGACGCTTCATCGTCCCCTGACGGTAGGCAGACAGGAATGGGAAAAAGAAAACGAAAGACCGGATTATTCATGGCTTGATATTGAAAAGATAAGCCAGCAGAAAAGAATAAGCGTGCTTTGCGAGTTTATTACGACAAAATCGATAAATTCACTGTTACTTTACGCTGATAATGAAGAAACCATCTCGATACTGATGCGTTCCCTGAAGCACGGCGGCTTTCCCGTCAAAAGGTACTCGAATAAAATCGAGGAAGGCAAGAAGGATAAAATTTGTAACGCCTTTAATCAGAAAAAGATTCCTGTTCTTGTTGCCTCGCCGGCAGACATTCAAAATCCGAAATCTTTCTGGCCGTCACATATACTCTATTTTGATGTCCCGGTTCAGTCCGGCTGTTATTCCGGATTGACGGCGATGGAATCGCACGGAATCAAAGAGATTATTTTTTTTATAACCGGCAAGGACATGAACAAATTAACGACAACGGAGGAGATGAAAAACGTGGATATCAAAAAAGAACCGCTCCCTTCGGAAAAAGATGTGGTGAAAGGGATGACAGCGGAAATTATCAAGAAAATCAGGGAAGAGGAAGATGCGGATGATCTGAATGCCTTGAAAAAAATGGTAAAACAACATGTTCCTTTTTATATGCGGTCCTATTTTATGGCGTATCTTTTCAAGGAATTAATGGGGAAAAGGTTCGGGAAAAAGAAATCCGCAATCACCACCCTTTTTATCAGTGTGGGCAAGAACAGGCATGTTTTTCCGAATGACCTCGTCTCCCTGTTCACCGAACATCTGAAAATAAAGCGTTCTGAAATCAAAGAAGTCAAGGTACTCGACAATTATTCGTTTCTCGACATATCCTCGCGGCATGCTTCACGTGCGATTTCCGTTCTCTCCGGTAAAGAACTCAAGGGTAAGGTAATAAACGTCAATTATGCAAGAAAAAAGTCACGGGGACGCAGATCCGGCAATAACAATAAGGCGAATTGA